In Synechococcus sp. CB0101, a genomic segment contains:
- the uvrA gene encoding excinuclease ABC subunit UvrA produces MPRALAKSVNEKAALQALNGGSLEDVIRVRGARQHNLKNVDVTIPRNQLVVFTGVSGSGKSSLAFDTIFAEGQRRYVESLSAYARQFLGQVDKPDVDAIEGLSPAISIDQKSTSHNPRSTVGTVTEIQDYLRLLFGRAGEPHCPDCDRSIRPQSIDEMVDQILTLPEGTRYQLLAPVVRGKKGTHVKLLSGLVAEGFARVRINGEVRELADNIELDKNHAHNIEVVVDRLVSREGIQERLTDSLRTALKRGDGLALVEVVPKADEELPEGVERERLYSENFACPVHGAVMEELSPRLFSFNSPYGACADCHGIGHLRQFTMERVIPDPSQPVYAAVAPWAEKDNAYYFSLLYSVGEAFGFEIKTPWNELTPEQHEVLLRGSKEPIAIQADSRYRKSQTYVRPFEGILPILERQLRDASGESMRQKLEKFLELVPCSSCQGLRLKPEALAVRVGPYRIHELTSTSVGESLRRIEELMGVGAHEGDAPLLSPRQIQIGDLVLREIRMRLKFLLDVGLDYLSLDRPAMTLSGGEAQRIRLATQIGAGLTGVLYVLDEPSIGLHQRDNDRLLNTLIKLRDLGNTLIVVEHDEDTIRAADYIVDIGPGAGVHGGHIVAEGDYNALISAEDSLTGAYLSGRRAIPTPAERRDTGSRKLTLVGCARNNLSGFDVEFPLGRLVCVTGVSGSGKSTMVNELLHPALEHKLGMKVPFPSGVEELKGIKAIDKVIVIDQSPIGRTPRSNPATYTGAFDPIRQVFAATVEAKARGYQVGQFSFNVKGGRCEACSGQGVNVIEMNFLPDVYVQCDVCKGARYNRETLQVKYKGHTIADVLEMTVEQACEVFSAIPQAADRLRTLVDVGLGYVKLGQPAPTLSGGEAQRVKLATELSKRATGKTLYLIDEPTTGLSFYDVHKLMDVIQRLVDKGNSVLVIEHNLDVIRCSDWIIDLGPEGGDKGGKIVVTGTPEEVAEHPTSHTGRYLKQVLEQHPPTVEAA; encoded by the coding sequence ATGCCCCGCGCCCTTGCCAAGAGCGTGAACGAGAAAGCGGCCCTGCAGGCGCTGAATGGCGGCTCGCTCGAGGACGTGATCCGGGTGCGAGGCGCCCGGCAGCACAACCTCAAAAACGTCGACGTCACCATCCCGCGCAACCAGCTGGTGGTGTTCACCGGGGTGAGCGGCAGCGGAAAGAGCTCACTGGCGTTCGACACGATCTTTGCGGAGGGTCAGCGCCGCTACGTCGAAAGCCTGTCGGCGTACGCGCGTCAGTTCCTTGGGCAGGTGGACAAGCCCGATGTGGATGCGATCGAAGGGCTTTCACCCGCCATTTCGATCGACCAGAAATCCACCAGCCACAACCCGCGCTCCACGGTCGGCACGGTCACGGAGATCCAGGACTACTTGCGTCTGCTGTTCGGCCGCGCCGGTGAACCTCACTGCCCGGATTGCGATCGCTCGATCCGGCCCCAGTCGATCGACGAGATGGTCGATCAGATCCTCACGCTGCCCGAGGGCACCCGCTACCAGCTGCTGGCGCCGGTGGTGCGCGGGAAGAAGGGCACCCACGTGAAGCTGCTGAGCGGCCTGGTGGCCGAGGGCTTCGCGCGAGTGCGCATCAACGGTGAAGTGCGGGAGCTCGCCGACAACATCGAGCTCGACAAGAACCACGCCCACAACATTGAAGTGGTGGTGGATCGCTTGGTGTCCCGCGAGGGCATTCAGGAGCGGCTCACCGATTCGTTGCGCACCGCCCTCAAGCGTGGCGATGGCCTCGCGTTAGTGGAGGTGGTGCCCAAGGCGGATGAGGAGCTGCCGGAGGGCGTCGAGCGCGAGCGGCTCTACTCCGAGAACTTCGCCTGTCCGGTGCATGGCGCCGTGATGGAGGAGCTCTCGCCGCGGCTGTTCTCGTTCAACAGCCCATACGGCGCCTGCGCCGATTGCCACGGCATCGGCCATCTGCGCCAATTCACGATGGAGCGGGTGATCCCCGATCCCTCGCAACCGGTGTATGCCGCGGTGGCGCCCTGGGCTGAGAAAGACAACGCCTACTACTTCTCGCTCCTTTATTCGGTAGGCGAGGCCTTCGGCTTCGAGATCAAAACCCCCTGGAACGAACTCACCCCGGAGCAGCACGAGGTGCTGCTGCGCGGCTCGAAGGAGCCGATCGCGATTCAGGCCGATAGCCGTTACCGCAAATCGCAGACCTACGTGCGGCCCTTCGAGGGGATCCTGCCAATCCTGGAGCGGCAGCTCCGGGATGCCAGCGGTGAATCGATGCGCCAGAAGCTGGAGAAATTCCTGGAGCTGGTGCCGTGTTCCAGCTGCCAGGGGTTGCGACTCAAGCCGGAAGCACTCGCCGTGCGAGTCGGTCCCTACCGCATCCACGAGCTCACCAGCACCAGCGTGGGCGAGAGCCTGCGCCGGATCGAAGAGCTGATGGGTGTGGGCGCCCACGAAGGTGATGCGCCGCTGCTCAGCCCCCGTCAGATCCAGATCGGTGATCTGGTGCTGCGCGAGATCCGCATGCGCCTGAAGTTTCTGTTGGATGTGGGCCTCGACTACCTGAGCCTCGATCGCCCGGCGATGACGCTATCCGGCGGTGAAGCCCAACGCATCCGCCTAGCCACCCAGATCGGCGCCGGCCTCACCGGCGTGCTCTATGTGCTCGATGAACCGAGCATTGGCCTGCACCAGCGCGACAACGATCGCCTGCTCAACACGCTCATCAAGCTGCGCGATCTCGGCAACACCCTGATTGTGGTGGAACACGACGAAGACACGATCCGCGCCGCTGATTACATCGTGGATATCGGCCCCGGCGCGGGCGTGCATGGCGGCCACATCGTGGCGGAGGGTGATTACAACGCCTTGATCAGCGCTGAAGACTCGCTCACCGGCGCCTACCTGAGCGGTCGCCGCGCTATCCCCACCCCGGCTGAGCGGCGCGACACCGGCTCCCGCAAGCTCACCCTGGTGGGCTGTGCGCGCAACAACCTCTCCGGCTTCGATGTGGAGTTTCCGCTCGGGCGCCTCGTGTGCGTGACCGGCGTGAGCGGCAGCGGCAAGAGCACGATGGTGAATGAGCTGCTGCACCCGGCGCTCGAGCACAAGCTCGGCATGAAGGTGCCCTTCCCCTCCGGCGTGGAGGAGCTGAAGGGGATCAAGGCGATCGACAAGGTGATCGTGATCGACCAGAGCCCGATCGGCCGCACCCCCCGCTCCAACCCCGCCACCTACACCGGTGCCTTCGATCCGATCCGCCAGGTGTTTGCCGCCACGGTGGAGGCCAAGGCCCGCGGCTATCAGGTGGGCCAGTTCAGCTTCAACGTGAAGGGCGGCCGCTGCGAAGCCTGCAGCGGCCAGGGCGTGAACGTGATCGAGATGAATTTCCTGCCCGATGTCTACGTGCAGTGCGATGTGTGCAAAGGCGCGCGCTACAACCGCGAGACGTTGCAGGTGAAATACAAGGGCCACACCATCGCCGACGTGTTGGAGATGACGGTGGAGCAGGCTTGCGAGGTGTTCTCCGCCATCCCCCAAGCCGCTGATCGGCTGCGCACCTTGGTGGATGTGGGCCTTGGTTACGTGAAGCTGGGCCAACCGGCGCCCACCCTCTCAGGCGGTGAAGCCCAGCGGGTGAAGCTTGCCACCGAGCTCTCCAAACGCGCCACCGGTAAAACCCTCTATTTGATCGACGAACCCACCACCGGTCTCAGCTTCTACGACGTGCACAAGCTGATGGACGTGATCCAGCGGCTCGTCGACAAGGGAAATTCTGTCCTGGTGATTGAGCACAACCTCGATGTGATTCGCTGCTCTGACTGGATCATCGATCTGGGCCCAGAAGGGGGCGACAAAGGCGGGAAGATCGTGGTGACGGGTACTCCTGAGGAGGTAGCGGAACATCCCACTTCCCATACGGGGCGCTATCTCAAGCAGGTGTTGGAGCAGCATCCGCCGACCGTGGAAGCGGCGTAG
- the recN gene encoding DNA repair protein RecN, with protein sequence MLTGLRLQNIALIEQLQLDFSGGFTVLTGETGAGKSILLDALDALLGGSGPRLLRQGSDRGVIEASFSLTPPLQSWLEQQELEAEEDEILLSREWRLSDDRLSSRHRLNGVAVNRAQIQELRPLLLDLTVQGQTQQLARPGQQRRWLDRYAGELLQVLLIPVSEAYRRWRSAAQQLEQARSNWQLLLQERERQEQLLVDLEAAQLEDPAEREQLQAEENRLAHGVRLQEGVMTLLGRLVDGADEAPSALDHLAACEGELAAMQQLDPSIAALASCASEALAQLQDLARDLDRYGSSLESDPDSLGQLQERIAQLKALERRHGKTLAELIEWRDQLRDQLAPGGAEASLEALEAAESAARAQRDRCNGDLTTARQAAAARLEHQLMEALRPMGLANVRFSVAIEPAAPGEEGADAVQFLFSANPGQPLAPLAEVASGGEMSRFLLALKTCLAAADQHVTLLFDEIDTGVSGRVSGAMAELLQRLAQQRQVFCVTHQPLVAAAADHHFRVAKEVRGGVTHTQVSQLRDTQARQAELAELAGGDSGETRSYAASLLKRVG encoded by the coding sequence GTGCTCACCGGTCTGCGCCTGCAGAACATCGCGCTGATTGAGCAGTTGCAGCTCGATTTCAGTGGTGGATTCACGGTGCTCACCGGTGAAACCGGCGCCGGTAAATCCATACTCTTGGATGCGCTCGATGCGTTGCTCGGCGGCAGCGGCCCGCGGTTGTTGCGCCAGGGCAGTGATCGGGGCGTGATCGAGGCCAGTTTCAGCCTTACGCCACCGCTGCAGAGCTGGCTGGAGCAGCAGGAGCTGGAGGCGGAAGAAGACGAAATCCTGCTCAGCCGTGAATGGCGCCTCAGCGATGACCGCCTCAGCAGCCGCCATCGCCTTAATGGGGTGGCGGTGAACCGCGCCCAGATCCAGGAGTTGCGCCCGCTCCTGCTGGATCTCACCGTGCAGGGCCAAACCCAGCAGTTGGCGCGCCCTGGGCAGCAACGCCGTTGGTTGGATCGCTATGCCGGCGAGCTGCTCCAGGTCCTCTTGATTCCGGTGTCGGAGGCCTACCGCCGCTGGCGTTCTGCTGCCCAGCAGCTGGAGCAGGCTCGCAGCAACTGGCAGCTGCTGCTGCAGGAGCGTGAGCGCCAGGAGCAGTTGCTGGTGGATCTCGAGGCTGCCCAGCTTGAGGATCCCGCCGAGCGCGAGCAGCTCCAGGCCGAAGAAAACCGTCTCGCCCATGGGGTGCGCCTGCAGGAAGGGGTGATGACCCTCCTGGGACGTTTGGTGGATGGGGCCGATGAAGCCCCGTCGGCACTCGACCATCTGGCCGCTTGCGAAGGGGAGCTGGCTGCGATGCAGCAACTCGATCCCTCGATCGCTGCGCTTGCCAGTTGCGCCAGCGAGGCCCTCGCGCAGCTCCAGGATTTGGCCCGCGATCTCGATCGCTATGGCTCCTCCTTGGAGAGCGATCCAGACAGCCTCGGCCAGCTGCAGGAGCGCATCGCCCAGCTCAAGGCGCTCGAGCGGCGCCATGGAAAAACCTTGGCCGAGCTGATCGAGTGGCGTGATCAGTTGCGGGATCAGCTGGCGCCCGGCGGCGCTGAGGCCAGCCTGGAAGCGTTGGAAGCAGCTGAGTCGGCGGCTCGCGCGCAGCGCGACCGATGCAACGGCGACCTCACCACGGCGCGCCAAGCCGCTGCCGCGCGCCTGGAGCACCAATTGATGGAGGCCCTGCGCCCGATGGGTCTGGCCAATGTGCGCTTCAGCGTGGCGATCGAGCCGGCGGCTCCTGGAGAGGAGGGGGCCGATGCGGTGCAGTTCCTGTTCTCAGCGAACCCCGGCCAGCCCCTGGCGCCGCTGGCGGAGGTGGCCTCCGGTGGTGAGATGAGCCGCTTCCTGCTGGCCTTGAAAACTTGCCTGGCCGCGGCGGATCAACACGTGACGCTGCTGTTCGATGAGATCGACACCGGCGTGAGCGGCCGCGTCAGCGGCGCCATGGCCGAGCTCCTGCAGCGCCTGGCCCAGCAGCGCCAGGTGTTTTGCGTCACCCACCAGCCCCTCGTGGCCGCGGCAGCCGACCACCACTTCCGTGTGGCCAAGGAGGTGCGGGGCGGCGTCACCCACACGCAAGTGTCCCAACTGCGGGACACTCAGGCCCGCCAGGCTGAGTTGGCGGAACTTGCCGGCGGCGATTCGGGTGAAACCCGCAGCTATGCGGCCAGCCTGCTGAAGCGGGTGGGCTAA
- a CDS encoding AarF/ABC1/UbiB kinase family protein, with protein sequence MPNPTPSLTPLEAASAAMRRTVLGSEAAGVEIEASATDTATGTPRFDAPPREAEPEICTGRTEAVQHAAPEANTNTNTSQADLSDFIEVSGLLEYDPAAISRIYAGAPQRLIRRLWQTLVPIGLYLLSVGIDWLTRRLKNPEHARARAKEAADLVASLGPAFIKAGQALSTRPDIIPPLLLEELAGLQDQLPGFDSALAMACIEEDLGAPISTIYAELEQEPISAASLGQVHRGVLLSGEKVAVKVQRPGLREQITLDLYIVRNIAAWLNRNIGLIRSDLVALIDELGKRVFEEMDYCNEATNAEAFAALHAHNPRIAVPRIYRHATARRVLTMEWIDGVKLTNLEAVRDLGIDPDDMVTVGVNCSLQQLLEHGFFHADPHPGNLLALPDGRLAYLDFGMMSEVSRESRTGLIQAVVHLVNRNFGKLSKDFVSLGFLAEDVDLSPIVPAFESVFGQALEMGVSRMDFKAVTDDLSGVMYRFPFQVPPYYALIIRSLVTLEGIALSVDPDFKILGAAYPYFARRLMEDPDPQLRNSLKEMLFDGEIFRWQRLDNLISSAASGSQLDLDGLLDQVLDFLFSPNAGMLRSQLVEAAVNQMDALGWQTALRISQRLPRPLRPPGLRDRLPMSANDAELLSLEPIQRLVAILGQLPGFDPQLLLKRVPRLLQETELRRMGAELARGLAERGVVHLVRDVLVGADLQRKPA encoded by the coding sequence ATGCCGAATCCAACGCCTTCGCTCACTCCCTTGGAAGCCGCCAGCGCCGCCATGCGCCGCACCGTGCTGGGCAGCGAGGCCGCTGGCGTTGAGATCGAAGCCTCCGCTACCGACACGGCCACTGGGACGCCCCGCTTCGACGCACCACCCCGCGAAGCAGAACCCGAGATCTGTACAGGTCGTACAGAAGCTGTGCAACACGCTGCGCCCGAAGCGAACACGAACACGAACACCTCCCAGGCAGACCTCAGCGATTTCATCGAGGTCTCGGGCCTGCTCGAGTACGACCCGGCCGCCATTAGCCGCATCTATGCCGGCGCCCCCCAACGCCTGATCCGGCGTCTCTGGCAAACGCTGGTGCCGATCGGCCTCTACTTACTCAGCGTGGGGATTGACTGGCTCACCCGCCGCCTCAAGAACCCCGAACATGCCCGCGCCCGGGCCAAAGAAGCCGCTGATCTCGTGGCCTCCCTGGGCCCCGCCTTCATCAAGGCCGGCCAGGCCCTCTCCACCCGACCCGACATCATTCCGCCCCTACTCCTGGAAGAGTTGGCAGGCCTGCAAGACCAGCTCCCAGGCTTTGATTCGGCCCTGGCGATGGCCTGCATTGAAGAAGATCTCGGCGCTCCGATCAGCACGATCTACGCCGAGCTCGAGCAGGAGCCGATCTCGGCTGCCTCTCTTGGTCAGGTGCACCGAGGTGTGCTGCTCAGCGGCGAGAAGGTGGCCGTGAAGGTGCAGCGGCCGGGCCTGCGTGAACAGATCACGCTCGATCTCTACATCGTGCGGAACATCGCCGCCTGGCTCAACCGCAACATCGGCCTGATCCGCTCCGATCTTGTGGCCCTGATCGATGAGCTGGGCAAGCGGGTGTTTGAGGAGATGGATTACTGCAATGAAGCCACCAACGCCGAAGCGTTTGCGGCCCTGCACGCCCACAACCCCCGCATTGCCGTTCCGCGCATCTATCGCCATGCCACTGCTCGGCGGGTGCTCACCATGGAATGGATCGATGGGGTGAAGCTCACCAACCTCGAAGCGGTGCGCGATCTCGGCATCGACCCCGACGACATGGTGACCGTGGGAGTGAACTGCTCGCTGCAACAGCTGCTCGAGCATGGCTTCTTCCACGCCGATCCCCACCCCGGCAACCTGCTGGCCCTCCCCGATGGACGCCTCGCCTATCTCGATTTCGGGATGATGAGTGAGGTGAGCCGCGAGAGCCGCACCGGCCTGATCCAGGCGGTGGTGCACCTCGTAAACCGCAACTTCGGCAAGCTCTCCAAAGACTTCGTGAGCCTCGGCTTCCTGGCGGAAGACGTGGATCTCTCACCGATCGTGCCGGCCTTCGAGAGCGTGTTCGGCCAGGCCCTAGAGATGGGCGTGAGCCGGATGGATTTCAAGGCCGTCACCGACGACCTCAGTGGCGTGATGTACCGCTTCCCCTTCCAGGTGCCGCCCTACTACGCCCTGATCATCCGCTCACTGGTCACGCTCGAAGGCATCGCCCTGAGCGTGGACCCCGACTTCAAGATCCTCGGCGCCGCCTATCCCTATTTCGCTCGCCGGTTGATGGAAGATCCCGACCCACAACTGCGCAACAGCCTCAAAGAAATGCTGTTCGACGGCGAGATCTTCCGCTGGCAGCGGCTTGACAACCTGATCAGCAGTGCCGCCAGCGGCAGCCAACTCGACCTCGATGGCCTGCTGGATCAGGTGCTCGATTTCCTGTTCTCCCCCAACGCCGGCATGCTCCGCAGCCAGCTCGTGGAGGCCGCGGTGAACCAAATGGATGCGTTGGGCTGGCAAACGGCCCTGCGCATCAGCCAGCGGCTGCCAAGGCCGCTGCGGCCGCCCGGCCTGCGCGACCGGCTGCCCATGAGCGCCAACGACGCCGAACTGCTCTCGCTCGAGCCGATCCAACGGCTGGTGGCAATCCTGGGGCAGCTGCCGGGCTTCGATCCCCAGCTGCTGCTCAAGCGGGTGCCACGCCTGCTGCAGGAAACGGAGTTGCGCCGCATGGGAGCCGAACTGGCCCGCGGCCTGGCGGAACGCGGTGTGGTGCACCTGGTGCGCGATGTGTTGGTGGGCGCTGATCTGCAGCGGAAGCCGGCCTAG
- a CDS encoding alpha/beta hydrolase — protein MPISKRQRLTAAVLSLGLIGSSPAAIAAENVVFVTGAFRRSIAVADLEYLADTGKARGLMVDVLMIAKQKPEEVSKLLKAELSIPLLLTSRLLSTRLGEALLARIAQIIYPLYAKRAGIPALRAGVINALVATDGKLSAISFLKAYPVDEMEVSIPALLAVLQKAKSVSDLIQFFMESPLDGLRGNSGGAAAKPAP, from the coding sequence ATGCCCATCAGCAAGCGTCAGCGCCTCACCGCTGCGGTGCTGAGCCTGGGCTTGATCGGCAGCAGCCCAGCCGCCATCGCCGCCGAAAACGTGGTGTTCGTCACTGGGGCCTTCCGCCGCTCGATCGCCGTGGCGGATCTGGAATACCTGGCCGACACGGGCAAAGCGCGGGGCCTGATGGTCGATGTGCTGATGATCGCCAAGCAGAAGCCTGAGGAGGTGAGCAAGCTGCTGAAGGCCGAGCTCTCGATTCCGCTGCTGCTCACCAGCCGGCTGCTCAGCACCCGCCTGGGCGAAGCGCTCCTGGCTCGCATCGCTCAGATCATCTATCCGCTCTACGCCAAGCGAGCCGGGATCCCGGCCCTGCGGGCTGGCGTGATCAATGCCCTGGTGGCCACCGACGGCAAACTCAGCGCCATCAGCTTCCTGAAGGCCTATCCAGTGGATGAGATGGAAGTGAGCATCCCGGCGCTCTTGGCGGTGCTGCAGAAGGCGAAATCGGTGAGCGATCTGATCCAGTTCTTCATGGAGTCGCCGCTCGACGGCCTGCGCGGCAACAGCGGCGGCGCTGCTGCGAAACCCGCCCCGTAG
- the thrC gene encoding threonine synthase gives MQDWPGLIEGYRKWLPVSDKTPVITLREGATPLIPAPVIAERIGKGVKVYLKYDGLNPTGSFKDRGMTMAISKAKEAGSEAVICASTGNTSAAAAAYARRGGMRAFVLIPDGYVAQGKLAQALLYGAEVLAVKGNFDRALAIVQEVANQYPITLVNSVNPFRLQGQKTAAFEVVDALGEAPDWLCIPVGNAGNISAYWMGFNEYKAAGHSRRLPRMMGFQAAGSAPLVLGHTVEQPDTIATAIRIGNPVNKERALKARAESNGDFMAVTDAEIIEAYKLLGSGEGVFCEPASAASVAGLLKRREEVPAGATVVCVLTGNGLKDPTTAIEHNDSKFHTGLEPDTATVARVMGF, from the coding sequence ATGCAGGACTGGCCAGGCCTGATCGAGGGCTACCGCAAGTGGCTGCCGGTGAGCGACAAAACGCCGGTGATCACCCTGCGCGAGGGCGCCACTCCGCTGATCCCGGCCCCGGTAATCGCCGAGCGGATCGGCAAGGGCGTGAAGGTGTACCTGAAATACGATGGCCTCAACCCCACCGGCTCCTTCAAAGACCGGGGCATGACCATGGCCATTTCCAAGGCCAAGGAAGCAGGCTCAGAAGCGGTGATTTGCGCCAGCACCGGCAACACCTCCGCCGCTGCCGCCGCCTATGCCCGCCGGGGCGGCATGCGGGCCTTCGTGCTGATCCCCGATGGCTACGTGGCCCAGGGCAAGCTCGCCCAGGCCCTGCTCTACGGCGCTGAAGTGCTGGCGGTGAAGGGCAACTTCGACCGGGCCCTGGCGATCGTGCAGGAGGTGGCGAACCAATACCCGATCACCCTGGTGAACTCGGTGAACCCCTTCCGCCTGCAGGGCCAGAAAACCGCCGCCTTCGAAGTGGTGGATGCCCTAGGCGAAGCTCCCGACTGGCTCTGCATCCCCGTGGGCAACGCCGGCAACATCAGCGCCTACTGGATGGGCTTCAACGAATACAAGGCGGCCGGTCACAGCCGCCGCTTGCCGCGAATGATGGGCTTCCAGGCCGCGGGATCCGCCCCTCTGGTGCTCGGCCACACCGTGGAGCAGCCCGACACGATCGCCACCGCCATCCGCATCGGCAACCCTGTGAACAAGGAGCGGGCGCTCAAAGCCCGGGCCGAAAGCAACGGTGATTTCATGGCCGTCACCGACGCCGAAATCATCGAGGCCTACAAGCTGCTGGGCAGCGGTGAAGGGGTGTTCTGCGAGCCTGCCAGCGCCGCCTCCGTTGCGGGCCTGCTCAAGCGCCGCGAGGAGGTGCCCGCGGGTGCCACGGTGGTGTGCGTGCTTACCGGCAACGGCCTGAAAGACCCCACCACGGCCATTGAGCACAACGATTCCAAGTTCCACACCGGCCTGGAACCCGATACGGCCACCGTGGCCCGGGTGATGGGCTTCTGA
- the dnaN gene encoding DNA polymerase III subunit beta: MKLVCSQAELNASLQLVSRAVAGRPTHPVLANVLLTADAGTGRLSLTGFDLSLGIQTSLSASVHTSGAITLPARLFGEIVARMPSDSPISLSCEEGGEQVELTSASGSYQMRGMPAEDFPELPLAQAATPIKLDPDVLAKGLRATLFASSSDEAKQLLTGVHLGLNAEGLECAATDGHRLAVLRLENNAEGEAELDVTVPARSLRELERLLSSRSGGDPVSLFCDRGQVVFQFADQVLTSRSLDGTYPNYRQLIPESFARSLKLDRKGLLGALERVAVLADQHNNVVKITSDPVAGQLAISADAQDVGSGSEAIAADVSGDAIQIAFNVRYVLEGLKAMAAERVELRCNAPTTPVVLAPQDDSAFTYLVMPVQIRQ, encoded by the coding sequence ATGAAGCTGGTCTGCTCCCAGGCCGAACTCAACGCCAGCCTTCAGCTGGTCAGTCGCGCCGTGGCAGGCAGGCCCACCCACCCGGTGTTGGCCAACGTGCTGCTGACCGCCGACGCCGGCACGGGCCGGCTCAGCCTTACCGGCTTCGATCTGAGCCTGGGCATTCAGACCAGCCTCAGTGCCTCCGTGCACACGAGCGGTGCCATCACCCTGCCGGCACGCCTCTTTGGCGAAATCGTGGCCCGGATGCCGTCGGACAGCCCGATCAGCCTCAGCTGTGAAGAGGGTGGTGAGCAGGTGGAGCTCACCAGCGCCTCCGGCAGCTATCAGATGCGCGGCATGCCGGCCGAAGACTTCCCCGAGTTGCCCCTGGCCCAGGCCGCCACACCGATCAAGCTGGATCCCGACGTGTTAGCGAAGGGGCTGCGCGCCACTCTCTTTGCCAGCAGCAGCGATGAAGCCAAGCAACTGCTCACCGGCGTGCACCTGGGCCTGAATGCCGAAGGGCTGGAGTGTGCTGCGACCGATGGTCACCGCTTGGCCGTGCTGCGCCTTGAGAACAATGCCGAAGGCGAAGCGGAACTGGATGTGACGGTTCCAGCGCGCTCCTTGCGTGAGCTCGAGCGGCTGCTCTCCAGCCGCAGCGGTGGCGATCCTGTGAGCCTGTTCTGTGATCGCGGCCAGGTGGTGTTTCAGTTCGCTGATCAGGTGCTCACCAGCCGCAGCCTCGATGGCACTTACCCCAACTACCGCCAGCTGATCCCCGAGAGCTTTGCCCGCAGCCTCAAGCTCGATCGCAAGGGCCTGCTGGGAGCGCTGGAGCGGGTGGCGGTGCTGGCTGATCAGCACAACAACGTGGTGAAAATCACTAGCGATCCAGTGGCCGGTCAGTTGGCGATCAGCGCCGATGCTCAAGACGTGGGCAGCGGGTCTGAAGCGATCGCGGCCGATGTGAGTGGCGATGCCATCCAGATCGCGTTCAACGTGCGCTATGTGCTGGAGGGCCTCAAGGCCATGGCTGCTGAGCGTGTGGAGCTGCGCTGCAATGCGCCAACTACGCCGGTGGTGCTCGCCCCCCAGGATGATTCGGCTTTCACCTACCTGGTGATGCCTGTGCAGATTCGTCAGTGA
- a CDS encoding RNA methyltransferase produces MSLPEQLLLSDLLRRRVRCDQGLDHGAGAVAWMHPPVHRLLGWISKPSAFGDRREAWRLDQLRGLSELEALVKGPGADTDLPTVDRLPTLIEAVLLDRRGELIGTVADAAVELSTGCIAHYLVARSDPRLPGSSRWRLSPDRITDQQPGQVFTALNGLDDLPLARASVRQEFLRRGRRWRDQLQEETERLRDQFQQAGDRFEERLEGWLEEEPERQAEPYESDERWPEQEVSEPRDAWDDWDAPVGDVRRPSRRRSEDAEEDPWL; encoded by the coding sequence GTGAGCCTGCCGGAGCAACTGCTGCTGAGCGATCTGCTGCGACGGCGGGTGCGCTGTGATCAAGGCTTGGATCACGGCGCCGGGGCCGTTGCGTGGATGCATCCACCGGTGCATCGCCTCTTGGGTTGGATCAGTAAGCCCTCCGCCTTTGGCGATCGCCGTGAGGCCTGGCGATTGGATCAGCTCCGGGGCCTCAGCGAGCTGGAGGCGCTGGTGAAAGGGCCTGGGGCTGATACCGATCTCCCCACTGTGGATCGGTTGCCCACCCTGATCGAAGCGGTCCTGCTCGATCGCCGTGGCGAGCTGATCGGCACCGTGGCCGATGCGGCCGTTGAGCTCAGCACTGGTTGCATCGCCCACTACCTGGTGGCCCGAAGCGATCCACGCCTCCCGGGTAGCAGCCGTTGGCGCCTCAGCCCCGATCGCATCACCGATCAACAGCCCGGCCAGGTGTTCACGGCGTTGAACGGTCTCGATGATCTGCCGCTAGCCCGCGCCAGCGTGCGCCAGGAGTTCCTGCGTCGCGGCCGCCGCTGGCGCGATCAGCTGCAGGAGGAAACCGAGCGTTTGCGCGATCAGTTCCAGCAGGCTGGCGATCGCTTTGAAGAGCGTCTGGAGGGCTGGTTAGAGGAGGAGCCTGAACGGCAAGCGGAGCCCTATGAATCCGATGAACGTTGGCCTGAGCAGGAGGTGAGTGAGCCCCGCGATGCCTGGGACGACTGGGATGCTCCCGTAGGGGATGTCCGCCGACCGAGTCGCCGTCGGTCTGAAGACGCGGAAGAGGATCCCTGGTTGTAG